The Xenorhabdus doucetiae genome has a window encoding:
- a CDS encoding flagellar basal body rod protein FlgF: protein MDHVIYTAMGAARQTLEHQAVTANNLANASTPGFKAQLAALRAVPIEGETLPTRTLTVASTPGMDSRQGPMNYTARPLDVAVGQGGYLAVQLENGTEAYTRNGSIQISPEGQLMVQGRMLMGENGPIDVPPQAELTLAADGAISALIASDPPTLLGQIGKLKIVKPEANQVVRGDEGLFHLTPQAREQQGDELAASTEVKIMSGVLEGSNVNPVESMVNMIANARRFEMQMKVIHSSDENAQRANQILAVS from the coding sequence ATGGATCACGTCATTTATACCGCGATGGGCGCCGCGCGCCAAACGCTGGAGCATCAGGCGGTCACCGCCAACAATCTGGCCAATGCCTCAACACCCGGCTTTAAAGCCCAGCTTGCCGCACTGCGTGCTGTGCCGATTGAAGGTGAAACCCTGCCGACACGTACCCTCACCGTGGCTTCTACTCCCGGCATGGACAGCCGTCAGGGACCGATGAATTATACCGCCCGTCCGTTGGATGTGGCGGTCGGACAAGGCGGCTACCTGGCTGTCCAGCTCGAAAACGGGACGGAAGCCTATACCCGCAACGGCAGCATCCAGATTTCACCCGAAGGGCAACTGATGGTGCAGGGGCGTATGTTGATGGGTGAGAACGGGCCGATTGATGTTCCGCCGCAGGCTGAATTAACGCTCGCGGCCGATGGTGCCATTTCAGCCCTGATTGCCAGCGATCCGCCCACCTTGTTGGGTCAGATTGGCAAGTTGAAAATCGTCAAACCGGAAGCCAACCAAGTGGTGCGGGGTGATGAGGGCTTGTTCCATTTGACACCACAGGCGCGGGAACAGCAAGGCGATGAATTGGCGGCCAGCACCGAAGTGAAAATCATGTCGGGCGTGCTGGAAGGCAGCAATGTCAATCCCGTGGAAAGCATGGTGAACATGATTGCCAACGCGCGTCGCTTTGAGATGCAGATGAAAGTCATACACAGTTCTGATGAAAATGCCCAGCGGGCTAACCAAATTCTCGCTGTGAGCTAA
- the flgE gene encoding flagellar hook protein FlgE, with amino-acid sequence MSFSQAVSGLNAAAGNLDVIGNNISNSATFGFKSSSATFADVFSGSEVGLGVKVSGLVQNFKDGSTTTTNRQLDMAITQGGFFRMQDTNGNIFYSRNGQFKMDADRNLINMQGMKLTGYPAVNGEVQQGGAVGPISIPTDMLSAKATTEVKLKANLKSTVEAIDQTEKAFDPTNQDSYHYSTPLPVFDSLGNQHELNVYFVKRADNQWEIKAKDTSVENAEVQELGNVAFDGNGQMLGTNNVFKFEMASLNGSIAAPITIDFNGSKQQEIPQHFIANRSPDGYTAGTFTSYRIENDGKIYGNYSNDQKQVLGQIVMANFANPEGLSAQGDNVWAESASSGSPVVGIAGSGNFGKFISGALEASNVDMSQELVNMIVAQRNYQSNAQTIKTQDQILQTLVSMR; translated from the coding sequence ATGTCTTTTTCACAAGCGGTCAGTGGCTTGAATGCCGCAGCGGGTAATCTGGACGTTATCGGTAATAACATTTCAAACTCAGCAACATTTGGTTTTAAATCCAGCTCCGCGACCTTTGCGGATGTTTTCAGTGGTTCAGAAGTGGGTTTGGGGGTTAAGGTTTCGGGTCTGGTGCAGAACTTTAAAGATGGCTCAACCACCACGACTAACCGCCAGTTGGATATGGCGATCACCCAAGGCGGTTTTTTCCGCATGCAGGATACTAACGGCAATATCTTCTATTCCCGTAACGGTCAGTTCAAAATGGATGCAGATCGTAACCTGATCAATATGCAGGGCATGAAGCTGACCGGTTATCCGGCGGTAAACGGCGAAGTTCAGCAAGGCGGTGCTGTGGGACCCATTTCGATTCCAACCGATATGTTGAGTGCGAAAGCCACGACAGAAGTCAAGTTGAAGGCCAATCTGAAGTCAACGGTCGAAGCGATCGACCAGACAGAAAAAGCATTCGATCCAACCAATCAAGACAGTTACCACTACAGTACACCCCTGCCAGTTTTTGACAGCCTGGGGAATCAACACGAACTCAACGTGTACTTTGTGAAAAGAGCAGACAATCAATGGGAAATTAAAGCCAAGGATACTTCTGTAGAAAATGCTGAAGTTCAAGAATTGGGTAATGTGGCATTTGATGGAAATGGACAAATGTTGGGCACCAATAATGTGTTCAAATTCGAGATGGCATCTTTGAATGGTTCAATCGCGGCACCAATTACCATTGATTTCAATGGCAGTAAACAGCAGGAAATTCCACAGCATTTTATTGCCAATCGATCACCAGACGGTTATACCGCAGGGACTTTCACCAGCTATCGTATCGAAAATGACGGCAAAATTTACGGCAACTACTCCAACGACCAGAAGCAAGTCTTGGGGCAGATCGTGATGGCAAACTTTGCCAACCCGGAAGGTTTGTCTGCACAAGGCGATAACGTCTGGGCTGAATCGGCTTCATCCGGCAGCCCGGTGGTGGGGATTGCCGGTTCAGGCAACTTCGGTAAGTTCATCAGCGGTGCGCTGGAAGCGTCTAACGTGGACATGAGCCAAGAGCTGGTCAATATGATCGTCGCCCAGCGTAACTATCAATCCAACGCCCAGACCATCAAGACGCAGGACCAAATTCTGCAAACACTGGTCAGCATGCGTTAA
- a CDS encoding flagellar hook assembly protein FlgD, translating to MGITSSINESLDNSTVGELAKLTNGKPQNSGDIKDSFLNILVAQLKNQDPTNPMQNSELTSQIAQISTVEGIEKLNKTLGSIVGQMDSNHTMQKVALIGRGIMVSGNDYGNEILVGAKEAGGTSINPFGYELDRPADIVKVTIKNKSGAVVREMEFNKLDPHSSEYCRAGTHLPNWDGKDADGNAVEDGAYNFTIFASQQDQTLTTHPLRYAKVYGVIRQENGTQLDLGLVGTANMDEVRQFL from the coding sequence ATGGGAATTACCAGTTCAATTAATGAATCATTGGATAATTCAACCGTCGGTGAACTGGCTAAGTTGACCAACGGGAAACCGCAAAATAGTGGTGATATTAAAGATAGCTTCTTGAATATCTTGGTTGCACAACTTAAAAACCAAGATCCCACCAATCCAATGCAAAACAGTGAATTGACTTCGCAGATTGCGCAGATCAGTACGGTTGAAGGCATTGAGAAGCTCAATAAAACGTTGGGTTCTATTGTCGGGCAAATGGACAGCAACCATACGATGCAAAAGGTTGCACTGATTGGCCGGGGGATCATGGTTTCCGGCAATGATTATGGCAATGAGATTTTGGTGGGTGCCAAAGAAGCAGGGGGCACCAGCATAAATCCATTTGGCTATGAACTGGATCGACCTGCCGATATTGTCAAAGTGACCATCAAAAATAAAAGTGGCGCCGTGGTTCGGGAAATGGAATTCAACAAATTGGATCCCCATTCCTCTGAATATTGTCGTGCCGGAACCCACCTTCCCAACTGGGATGGCAAAGACGCAGACGGTAATGCCGTGGAGGATGGCGCTTATAACTTCACCATTTTTGCCAGCCAACAAGATCAAACCTTGACAACACACCCCCTGAGGTATGCCAAGGTTTACGGCGTTATACGGCAGGAGAATGGCACTCAATTAGATTTAGGATTGGTGGGGACGGCAAACATGGATGAAGTACGTCAATTTCTTTAA
- the flgC gene encoding flagellar basal body rod protein FlgC yields the protein MSLLSIFDIAGSALSAQSQRLNVSASNMANADSVAGPDGEPYRAKQVVFRVAAPAGQEIGGVRVSDVVDDPSPFRLEYQPGHPLADEKGYVRMPNVDVVGEMVNTISASRSYQANVEVLNTTKSIMLKTLTLGQ from the coding sequence ATGTCTCTACTGAGTATTTTTGATATTGCCGGTTCCGCGCTCTCCGCGCAGTCCCAGCGACTGAACGTCAGTGCCAGTAATATGGCAAATGCCGACAGCGTGGCCGGGCCGGATGGCGAACCTTACCGTGCCAAGCAAGTGGTCTTCCGCGTCGCTGCCCCCGCCGGGCAGGAGATCGGCGGCGTCCGCGTGAGCGACGTGGTGGATGATCCTTCCCCTTTCCGCCTTGAGTACCAACCCGGTCACCCGCTGGCCGATGAAAAAGGGTATGTGCGTATGCCAAATGTGGATGTGGTCGGGGAAATGGTTAATACCATTTCTGCTTCCCGCAGCTATCAGGCAAACGTGGAAGTGCTTAACACCACTAAGTCCATCATGTTGAAAACCCTGACGTTGGGTCAGTAA
- the flgB gene encoding flagellar basal body rod protein FlgB: MLDKLDAAFQFRQEALALRNQRQEILSANIANADTPGFQARDIDFAAQLKKVMAQGRVTGNGIGLTLTSDRHIPVQPQKRLEMDLLYRVPYQTAMDGNTVDMDMERSNFADNSLKYQAELTMTNAQIKSMMSVLQSQG; encoded by the coding sequence ATGCTCGATAAATTAGATGCCGCCTTTCAATTTCGACAAGAAGCGCTGGCACTCCGCAACCAGCGGCAGGAAATTCTGTCTGCCAACATTGCCAATGCAGATACCCCAGGCTTCCAGGCGCGTGATATCGATTTTGCTGCTCAACTGAAAAAAGTCATGGCACAGGGTCGTGTGACGGGAAATGGAATTGGGCTGACTCTGACTTCCGATCGACATATTCCCGTCCAACCTCAAAAACGTCTGGAGATGGATCTGCTATATCGGGTGCCATACCAGACGGCTATGGATGGAAATACCGTTGACATGGATATGGAACGCAGCAATTTCGCTGATAACAGCCTGAAATATCAGGCCGAACTTACGATGACGAATGCACAAATCAAAAGCATGATGTCAGTTCTACAGTCACAAGGATAA
- the flgA gene encoding flagellar basal body P-ring formation chaperone FlgA, which produces MPALKFIGLFAFFLNLFFVFASASAWGSDFPQLINDYFRQIHHTSNHQVSVEIKTPEQQWPTCERPEIQPLISNKNWGNLSIPVTCGQQRRFIQIYVNVIGPYLVSKRMINRNVSLTEKDFQIKTGSLDKLPNDIIRNRKAIQNGIAIRNIPAGQFITRNMIRRPWAIKAGQNVVVTVDGHHFQVRYEGKAINNAASFDNIRVRLNSGQVITGEAQENGSVKMML; this is translated from the coding sequence ATGCCTGCATTAAAATTTATCGGGTTGTTTGCCTTTTTCCTTAATCTATTTTTTGTTTTTGCCAGTGCTTCCGCTTGGGGAAGCGACTTTCCCCAATTAATCAATGACTATTTCAGGCAAATCCATCACACATCGAATCACCAAGTTTCCGTGGAAATCAAAACGCCTGAACAACAATGGCCGACTTGTGAACGCCCTGAAATACAACCGTTAATCAGCAACAAAAATTGGGGCAACCTTTCCATTCCTGTGACTTGTGGTCAGCAACGCCGTTTTATTCAGATCTATGTTAATGTTATCGGCCCTTATTTGGTTTCTAAGCGGATGATTAACCGCAATGTATCCCTGACAGAAAAAGATTTTCAAATAAAAACGGGTTCTTTAGATAAGCTGCCAAACGACATAATCCGTAACAGAAAGGCCATACAAAATGGTATTGCGATCCGCAACATTCCTGCCGGACAATTCATCACACGCAATATGATCCGGCGTCCGTGGGCCATTAAAGCCGGGCAAAATGTGGTTGTTACCGTCGATGGACACCATTTTCAGGTGCGCTACGAAGGAAAAGCGATTAACAACGCTGCGAGTTTTGATAATATCCGTGTCCGCCTGAACTCCGGACAGGTTATTACGGGTGAAGCGCAAGAAAATGGCAGTGTAAAAATGATGTTATAA